ATATGTTAATTGCTTCTACTGAGAAATCTGTAAAAGATTATGCTGAAAAAGTTACTGAAGATGAGAAAAAAGCTATTGAAGCTGCTATTGAAGAACTTAAATCAGTTAAAGATGGAGAAGATAAAGAGGCTATAGATGCTGCAATTGAAAAATTATCTCAAGCTGCTCACAAATTAGCTGAAGAAATCTACAAAGATGCTCAAGCTAAACAACAAGGTGGAGCTGCTCCAGAAAACAACGGAACTGATGACGTTGCTGACGCTGAGATAGTTGACTAATATTAGTAATTAATATATACTTTACTTAAGGGATAGAGATGACTCTATCCCTTATTTTAAGAAATGGAGGATTTTTGTAAATGGCTAAAAGAGACTTTTATGAAGTTTTAGGGGTTGCTAAGGGGGCATCTGATACTGAAATAAAAAAAGCATATAGAAAAGCTGCTATGAAGTATCACCCAGATAAATTTAGTGGTGCTAGTGATACTGAAAAAAAAGAGGCTGAGGATAAATTTAAAGAGGTTAACGAAGCATACCAAGTTCTTTCAGATGAAAATAAAAGAGCTCAATATGATAGATTTGGTCACGCTGCTTTTGAAAATGGTGGCGGTGCTGGTGCCGGAGGATTCGGTGGTTTCGGCGGTGGATTTGAAGATTTAGGAGATATTTTCGGATCATTTTTTGGTGGAAGTGGTGGTTTCGGTGGCTTTGGTGGTTTCGGTGGCTCTCGTCAAAGAGGTCCAGAACCTGGTGAAGATTTAAGATATAATCTTGAACTAACTTTAGAAGAAGCAGCAAAAGGTGTAGAGAAAACATTAAAATATAAAAGAACTGGAACTTGTGGAACTTGTCATGGTACTGGGGCTCAAGAGGGTTCTAAAATGAGTAAATGTTCTAAATGTAATGGTACTGGAACTATAAATGTTACTCAAAGAACTGTTTTTGGAAATTTCCAAACAACACAAGAATGTGATGCTTGTCACGGTAAAGGTGAAGTTCCTGAAAAAAAATGTAAAAAATGTCATGGTACTGGAATTGATACAGAAACTGTTGAAAAAACAATTAAAATTCCTGCTGGGATTGATGACGGGCAAAAACTTAGACTTTCTGGAATGGGTAATGCTAGTACAGAAGGTGGACCTAATGGTGACTTATATGTTTATATTTCTGTTAAACACCATCCATTCTTCGAAAGAAATGGTGAGGATATAATTTGTAATGTACCAATTACTTTTGCTCAGGCAGCTCTTGGAGGAGATATTGAAATTCCTACACTAAATGGTAAGAAAACAATCAAGATTCCTGCTGGAACTCAAAACGATAAAATGTTCAGATTAAAAGGAGAAGGTATTAAAAATCCTAGAAGTCCTTATACTGGTGATCAAATTGTTAGAATTAAAATTGAAGTTCCTGTTAATTTAAATGCTGATCAACAAGAACTTTTAAAGAAATTTGACGAAAGTCTAAAAGATAAGAACCATAAAGATAATAAAAACTTCTTTGATAAACTAAAAGATTTCTTCGCTTAAAAATTATTGAAAAGTATACCACCTTGTGGTATACTTGTCTTAGAAAAATTATATTATCTAAGGGGGCTATAAGATGAACGAATTATTTGCTAAATATGGTGGAATGATACTTACTTTTGCTATTTGGGCGGCTGTATTCTATTTTCTACTAATTTTACCAAACAAAAAAAAGCAAAAGAAACATCAAGAAATGTTAGACTCGTTAAAAGAGGGAGCTGAAGTTGTTACTAACGGTGGTATCAAAGGTACTATATCTAGTATCGGCCCTGAGTTCTTAACTATTAGAGTTGATAAAGGTGTTAACATCCAAGTGCTTAAGAATTCTATTTCAAGAGTTTTAAAATAAAAATATTTACAAAAGGATGGAATTGGTATACTTTTCCATCCTATTTTATTATTCTAAATCAATGGAGAAATTTATGAAAAAATACCTTATATTTTTTATTTTTTGTTTGTTTTCGTTAACTGTATTTGCTAATAGCACAATAAAAAGAGTTAGGCTTAATAATAATCCTCCACAATTAGTCTTTGATATTTCTAGTACTGTTAAACCTAAATATAATTCTAGTTATGATGAATATAATCGATTAATTTTTCTTGAAATTGAAAAAGTTAAAATGGGAACAAAACTAAATAGTTCAAGTCTTTCTGGTAAAAATATTGAAAAAATAGATATGATTGACTATGGTTCAAATGTTGGATTTTTTATAAAATTAAAAAAAGGATCAGGACATAGAGTTTACTCTTTATCTAATCCACATAGAATTGTTATTGATTTAAAAGCTACTAATTCCTCTAAGAAAGAGTTTACTGTAGCTATTGATGCAGGACATGGTGGAAAAGATCCAGGAGCAATTGGATTTAATAAATATAAAGAGAAAGATATAGCTTTAGCTGTAGCAAAAAAATTACAAACTAAGCTTTCTAAAGATTTTAATGTTATTATGACTAGAAGTAATGACACTTTCATTAGTCTTTCTGAAAGAAGTCGAATTGCTAATCGAGGAAAGGCAGATATTTTTGTAAGTTTACATTTAAATGCATCTAAAAATTCATCAGCTCAAGGAATGGAAATATTTTATTTTTCAAAAAAATCATCTCCTTATGCTGAAAAAATTGCATCTTATGAAAATAGCTTTGGTGAAAAATATGGAGAAAAAACAACTAGTATAGCACAAATTATGGGAGAACTTGCATATAACAAAAATATGGAAAAGTCTATAACTATTGCTAGACCATTGAATTCATCTCTCTCTAAAAGATTAGGCATGAGGGATAGAGGAATTTATGGAGCTAACTTTGCTGTTCTAAGAGGATTTAATGGCCCTGGTATCCTTGTTGAACTTGGATTTATAACAAATAAATCTGACGTAACTAAACTTTCTAGAGATGCAAACCAAAATGTTATGGCAGATGAACTAGCAAATAAAATTAGATCATTTTTCTATTAGGAGGTTTTATGTCACATAAATTAAAAATTTTTTTAGTCATTTTAATAACTCTTACTATTGCCACTGGAGTATATTCAAATAAAGTAAACAAAAAAAGTGAAACAGTAACAAATATATCTACTCCTACTTTAGAGAGTATTCAAAAGACAGAAATTACTACCCCAATTTTTTTTCCTAACTTAAAACAAGGAAAATTATCAAAAGAAGATATTATTTTAAATTCTAATCTATCTAATAAAGAGGATATTTTAAAAGATATTATATCTCAACTTTTAAAAAAATTAGAAGATAAAAATATCTTAAAAAAAGAAAATTTTAAATATGAAGTATACATAAAAAATAGAACTCTTTACTTAGATTTAGATTCTAAAATTTTATCTTCTGCAAAAACTCCACAGGAAGAATTGCTTTTAATTTATTCTTTTGTAAATAGTTTACTAACTCCTGGCGGAGCAGATAATGTAGTTTTACTTATTAATGGTTCGACTGCTGAAAAAGTCAATTTCATTAATATAAGTAAAAGCTATAAACTAAACAGTAATATATAAAATTTTGGGGAGTTTCTATTTTCAGAAACTCCTTTTTAAAAATTTGGAGGAATATTATGAATATAGATTTTTTTAAAAAGGAATTAAGCGATGTTCTTTCTAAAAAAAGATATGAACACTCTATAAGAGTTTTAGAAACATCTCTATCTTTAGGAAAAATTTATAATGCTGATTTAAATAAAATAGCATTAGCTTCTCTTTTACATGATTATGCTAAGGAATTTACAAGAGAAAAACTCCTTAAAATATCTAAAGAACATTTTAAAGATGAAACAAAAGATTACTTAACTAATGTTGAAATCTTGCATAGTTATGTAGCTTCTTATATCGCAAAAGAAAAATTTAAAATTGACGATGATGAAATTTTAAATGCTATAAAATTTCATACAACTGGTCGTAAAAATATGAGTTTAATTGAAAAGATAGTGTATATAGCTGATGCTATTGAACCTAAAAGAGACTATCCTCATGTAGAAAAAATTAGAGATTTAGCTCTAGTAGATTTAAACAAAGCCATTCTACTAGAAGTTAATAAAAAAATAGAGTATCTTATAAAAGGAGATTATATCATTCATGTAAACTCTATAGAGATGCGAAATTGGCTTTTAAAAATAAGCTAATAGGAGGAATTTATGAAAACAAATACAAAATTAGATAAACAACTTGATAAATTAAAAAATATATTAAAAAATAGTAAAGCTTTAACTCTTGATGAAATAACTAAAGCTATGGGATGGTCTCCAAAATTTAAAAAAGAAAATAGAGAAATTCTTGAAATTTGGATTAATTCTGGAGAGATTATGAAAAATAAAAGAAATAAATACAATATCCCTGAAAATTTAGGTTTTATTAAAGGAAAATTTTCAAATATTAAAGGGAAATTTGGTTTTGTCGATACTGATACTGAGGGATACTTTATCCCTAGAAGTAAATTTGGAACAGCTTTAGATGGAGACACTGTTTTAATAAATGTTACAACACCTGAAGGCAAAGGAAAGCAAGAGGGAGAAATTGTTGAAGTTCTTGTAAGAGAAAAAAATACAATTATAGGAATCTTTGAAAAGAAAGAAAACTTTGGTTTTGTAAGACCAACACAATCTTTTGGTAGAGATATATATATTCCTAAAAACTTTTTCAATAAAGCCAAAGATGGTGAGTTAGTTGTTGTTGATGTAACTTTTTGGGGAAGCGATGAAAAAAAGCCTGAAGGGAAAATTCTTGAATCAATTGGTAACCCTTTTGATACAGATAATATGATTAAGGCTTTAATTCTTAGAGAAGGTTTATCAGAAGAATTTCCAGATGATGTCATTGCAGAAGCTCGTCAAATCCCAACTGTAATATCTGAGGATGAAATAAAGAAAAGAAAAGATTTAAGACACCTTCCAATAATAACAATTGATGGTGACGATGCCAAAGACTTAGATGATGCTGTTTATGTGGAAAAATTAGATAACGGATACTATAAACTTATCGTAGCTATTGCCGATGTTTCCCACTATATTCCAACTGGATCTAAATTAGATAAAGAAGCTGAAAAAAGAGGAAACTCTGTTTATCTAGTTGATAGAGTTTTACCTATGTTCCCTAAAGAAATTTCAAATGGAATATGCTCTTTAAATCCACATGAAGACAAACTTACATTCTCTGTTGAACTTCTTATTGATTCTCATGGAAGAGCTATTGATGTTCAAACATATAAATCAGTTATTAAAACTGCTCACAGAATGACTTATGGAAATGTTAATAAAATTATTGCTAAGGATCCTGAAACTACTGAGAAATATAGTGATATCGTAGATATGCTATTTACTATGTTAGAGCTTTCTAAGATTATAAGAGCTATCAAATACAACAGAGGTTCTATTGATTTTGATCTTCCTGAAGTTAAAGTTGTTTTAGACGAAAATAAAAAAGTTAAATACTTAAAAAATATTGAAAGAGGTGAATCAGAAAGAATCATCGAAGATTTTATGATTATGGCTAATGAAGCCGTTGCAGAAAAACTTTTCTGGTTAGAAATACCTTCTGTTTATAGAGTTCATGAAACTCCTGACCCAGAAAGAG
Above is a genomic segment from Cetobacterium somerae ATCC BAA-474 containing:
- the rnr gene encoding ribonuclease R, with the translated sequence MKTNTKLDKQLDKLKNILKNSKALTLDEITKAMGWSPKFKKENREILEIWINSGEIMKNKRNKYNIPENLGFIKGKFSNIKGKFGFVDTDTEGYFIPRSKFGTALDGDTVLINVTTPEGKGKQEGEIVEVLVREKNTIIGIFEKKENFGFVRPTQSFGRDIYIPKNFFNKAKDGELVVVDVTFWGSDEKKPEGKILESIGNPFDTDNMIKALILREGLSEEFPDDVIAEARQIPTVISEDEIKKRKDLRHLPIITIDGDDAKDLDDAVYVEKLDNGYYKLIVAIADVSHYIPTGSKLDKEAEKRGNSVYLVDRVLPMFPKEISNGICSLNPHEDKLTFSVELLIDSHGRAIDVQTYKSVIKTAHRMTYGNVNKIIAKDPETTEKYSDIVDMLFTMLELSKIIRAIKYNRGSIDFDLPEVKVVLDENKKVKYLKNIERGESERIIEDFMIMANEAVAEKLFWLEIPSVYRVHETPDPERVKTLSETLSRFGYRLHSFEDIHPKKFQSIIEDSEARGINMIVHKMILMSLKQARYGVENLGHFGLSSNYYTHFTSPIRRYADLLIHRILNIAIHGYPTKKQFGTLINYLPEVTQHISQTERKAMKVEDESVKIKIVEYMLDKIGDEFKATIVGFNNKKIFFETEEHVECFWDVTTAKNFYEFDENNYVMKDLDTNREFHLGDKMDILIVRSDLQMLEIEVVPTEFCHEYTGRRKEGRF
- the yajC gene encoding preprotein translocase subunit YajC; its protein translation is MNELFAKYGGMILTFAIWAAVFYFLLILPNKKKQKKHQEMLDSLKEGAEVVTNGGIKGTISSIGPEFLTIRVDKGVNIQVLKNSISRVLK
- a CDS encoding GerMN domain-containing protein; the protein is MSHKLKIFLVILITLTIATGVYSNKVNKKSETVTNISTPTLESIQKTEITTPIFFPNLKQGKLSKEDIILNSNLSNKEDILKDIISQLLKKLEDKNILKKENFKYEVYIKNRTLYLDLDSKILSSAKTPQEELLLIYSFVNSLLTPGGADNVVLLINGSTAEKVNFINISKSYKLNSNI
- the yqeK gene encoding bis(5'-nucleosyl)-tetraphosphatase (symmetrical) YqeK, which gives rise to MNIDFFKKELSDVLSKKRYEHSIRVLETSLSLGKIYNADLNKIALASLLHDYAKEFTREKLLKISKEHFKDETKDYLTNVEILHSYVASYIAKEKFKIDDDEILNAIKFHTTGRKNMSLIEKIVYIADAIEPKRDYPHVEKIRDLALVDLNKAILLEVNKKIEYLIKGDYIIHVNSIEMRNWLLKIS
- the dnaJ gene encoding molecular chaperone DnaJ, producing the protein MAKRDFYEVLGVAKGASDTEIKKAYRKAAMKYHPDKFSGASDTEKKEAEDKFKEVNEAYQVLSDENKRAQYDRFGHAAFENGGGAGAGGFGGFGGGFEDLGDIFGSFFGGSGGFGGFGGFGGSRQRGPEPGEDLRYNLELTLEEAAKGVEKTLKYKRTGTCGTCHGTGAQEGSKMSKCSKCNGTGTINVTQRTVFGNFQTTQECDACHGKGEVPEKKCKKCHGTGIDTETVEKTIKIPAGIDDGQKLRLSGMGNASTEGGPNGDLYVYISVKHHPFFERNGEDIICNVPITFAQAALGGDIEIPTLNGKKTIKIPAGTQNDKMFRLKGEGIKNPRSPYTGDQIVRIKIEVPVNLNADQQELLKKFDESLKDKNHKDNKNFFDKLKDFFA
- a CDS encoding N-acetylmuramoyl-L-alanine amidase family protein gives rise to the protein MKKYLIFFIFCLFSLTVFANSTIKRVRLNNNPPQLVFDISSTVKPKYNSSYDEYNRLIFLEIEKVKMGTKLNSSSLSGKNIEKIDMIDYGSNVGFFIKLKKGSGHRVYSLSNPHRIVIDLKATNSSKKEFTVAIDAGHGGKDPGAIGFNKYKEKDIALAVAKKLQTKLSKDFNVIMTRSNDTFISLSERSRIANRGKADIFVSLHLNASKNSSAQGMEIFYFSKKSSPYAEKIASYENSFGEKYGEKTTSIAQIMGELAYNKNMEKSITIARPLNSSLSKRLGMRDRGIYGANFAVLRGFNGPGILVELGFITNKSDVTKLSRDANQNVMADELANKIRSFFY